The sequence below is a genomic window from Sphingobacterium sp. ML3W.
AGCAACCCAACACTATACAGGACTTAAAGAATTGCTTGGTGAAGACATTTGCAATATCAAGTTACTGACGGGTTCAACTTCCATAAAACAACGTCGCATCATTCACGAAGAATTGGAAAATGGTACGTTAGATATCCTAATAGGAACACATGCGCTGATTGAGGACAAGGTAAAGTTCCAGAATTTGGGTTTTGTTGTTATTGATGAGCAACACCGTTTTGGGGTAGAACAACGCGCTAAGCTATGGCGTAAAAATAGTATTCCACCCCATATGCTCGTGATGACTGCTACACCTATTCCTCGTACCTTGGCCATGACCATGTACGGTGATTTGGACATCTCCGTTATTGACGAGCTTCCTGCAGGAAGAAAACCCATCAAGACAGTCCATTTCTTCGAAAGCTCTCGACTACGTATGTTTGGTCTTATCCGCGAAGAAGTTGCTAAAGGAAGGCAGGTCTATGTTGTTTTCCCGCTGATCAAAGAAAGTGAAAAGCTTGATTTACTTTATCTGGAAGCAGGCTTGGAAAATATTCAACGCGAATTTCCACTCCCAGACTATAAAATAAGTATCGTACACGGCAAGATGCCTGTTAAAGACAAGGATTTTGAGATGCAACGTTTTGTAAAGCATGAAACACAGATTATGGTAGCGACCACCGTTATCGAAGTCGGCGTCAATGTACCTAATGCATCCGTCATGATTATTGAAAACTCCGAACGCTTTGGTCTATCGCAATTGCACCAATTAAGAGGACGAGTAGGACGTGGCGCAGAGCAATCTTTCTGCATCTTGATGTCGGGTAATAAATTAAGTAAGGAAGGTAGATCAAGGCTAGATACCATGGTACGTACCAATGATGGATTCGAAATCGCAGAGGTAGATCTAGAATTACGTGGTCCAGGCGATATCTCGGGCACACAACAATCCGGTGTATTGGAATTGAAGTTGGCCAACCTCGCTACTGACCAACAATTACTTTCTGAAGCGCGGAATGCTGTTATTGACATCTTCAAAGAAGATCCCGAAATGTTAGAAGAACGACATGCTTTGCTTAGACAATATCTGGCTCAAAAAACCGACGGTATCGCTTGGGATAAAATTTCATAATCAACAAAAATAAACCCTATCCCTTTAACCAAGAGTGCAATAGACACCTAGAATAAAATAACAGGATAAGCAATGCGAATAAAACAATTAAACTAAAAACGATTATCTTTGTATTATTGTTATTGAGTCATCGTGATATGCAATCCGCATCATTTCACCTTCCTTTTGCAAAACAGTAACCTGCATTGCAGAATCTTAATAGACAATATCAAACTAGAATAGAAAACAATGGCAAAAATCAAAATATACGATACAGAAGTAAAACCCGAAACAGCGATTCTTGTAAGCGTTATTCCACAGGGAGTTACCGAAACAAAAGCACAAGAATATTTGGAAGAATTAGAATTTCTGGTGCAAACTGCTGGGGGGATTACAAAAGGAATCTTCACACAAAAATTAACCTATCCAGACCGAGCAACATTTGTTGGAAGTGGAAAACTGGAAGAAATTAAAGCTTTTATCATCGCCGAAGAAATTGATATGGTGGTGTTTGATGATGAATTGACACCTTCTCAACTTCGTAATGTTGAGAAAGAACTAAAAGTTAAGATATTAGACCGTTCCAACCTCATCTTGGATATTTTTGCCAGTCATGCGAAAAGTGCACAAGCAAAAACACAAGTAGAATTGGCGCAGTTACAATACCTTTTGCCCCGATTGACCCGCATGTGGACTCACTTAGAACGTCAACGAGGTGGTATTGGTATGCGCGGCCCCGGTGAGAGCCAGATTGAAACGGATAGAAGGATTATTCTAAACAAAATCACGGTATTCAAAGACCGTTTAGAATCTATCGACAAACAAAATGAAACACAACGTAAAAACCGAGGCGATATGATTCGTGTTGCTTTGGTCGGCTATACCAACGTAGGTAAATCAACCATCATGAACATGGTTTCAAAATCCGACGTGTTGATTGAAAACAAATTATTTGCCACTTTAGATACGACCGTACGTAAGGTTGTCATTGACAATCTTCCATTCTTACTGTCCGATACCGTTGGGTTTATCCGCAAATTACCACACCATCTAGTGGAGTGTTTCAAATCTACTTTAGATGAGGTGCGCGAGGCAGATGTATTGATTCATGTTGTGGATATTTCACACCCTAACTTTGAAGATCATATTCACGCTGTTAATGAAACCTTGAAAGAAATTGGCGCACAGGACAAACCCGTGATTACGGTGTTCAATAAAATCGATGCTTTTATACCGACTAAAGAAGAAGGTGAAGAAGGAGAGAAAATAGTAACTTTGGCGGACTTTGAAAATAGCTGGATGGCAAAAAATGCAGATCCTGCCATCTTTATTTCAGCAACCAACAAAACAAACTTGGAGGAATTCAAGCAAAAGCTGTACGAAATCATTGTAGAGATGCACAATGCTCGCTACCCGTACAATAACTTG
It includes:
- the recG gene encoding ATP-dependent DNA helicase RecG gives rise to the protein MADLSLITPIEYLKGVGPQKADVIKKELQIFTIGDLLSYYPFRYIDRTVFHKIRQLDADMYSAQVLGRLIGLKEVGEKRAKRLVGQFKDETGSIELVWFQSITWLQKSLKVGAVYVMYGKPSVFNGQISITHPEMEPYQTQAKNLGNMTLQPVYSSTEKLKKFNLDSKGIQKLQQTALETVFRQLPEQMPTYLLEKHQLMAQARATVAIHFPQSQEELTHAIKRIKFDELFYIQLKLLKNKQLNTKKFKGQIFSKVGDKFNTFFKERIPFPLTNAQKRVVKEIRQDTVTGAQMNRLVQGDVGSGKTVVALLTMLLAIDNGFQACMMAPTEILATQHYTGLKELLGEDICNIKLLTGSTSIKQRRIIHEELENGTLDILIGTHALIEDKVKFQNLGFVVIDEQHRFGVEQRAKLWRKNSIPPHMLVMTATPIPRTLAMTMYGDLDISVIDELPAGRKPIKTVHFFESSRLRMFGLIREEVAKGRQVYVVFPLIKESEKLDLLYLEAGLENIQREFPLPDYKISIVHGKMPVKDKDFEMQRFVKHETQIMVATTVIEVGVNVPNASVMIIENSERFGLSQLHQLRGRVGRGAEQSFCILMSGNKLSKEGRSRLDTMVRTNDGFEIAEVDLELRGPGDISGTQQSGVLELKLANLATDQQLLSEARNAVIDIFKEDPEMLEERHALLRQYLAQKTDGIAWDKIS
- the hflX gene encoding GTPase HflX, whose translation is MAKIKIYDTEVKPETAILVSVIPQGVTETKAQEYLEELEFLVQTAGGITKGIFTQKLTYPDRATFVGSGKLEEIKAFIIAEEIDMVVFDDELTPSQLRNVEKELKVKILDRSNLILDIFASHAKSAQAKTQVELAQLQYLLPRLTRMWTHLERQRGGIGMRGPGESQIETDRRIILNKITVFKDRLESIDKQNETQRKNRGDMIRVALVGYTNVGKSTIMNMVSKSDVLIENKLFATLDTTVRKVVIDNLPFLLSDTVGFIRKLPHHLVECFKSTLDEVREADVLIHVVDISHPNFEDHIHAVNETLKEIGAQDKPVITVFNKIDAFIPTKEEGEEGEKIVTLADFENSWMAKNADPAIFISATNKTNLEEFKQKLYEIIVEMHNARYPYNNLLY